The Burkholderia pyrrocinia genome has a segment encoding these proteins:
- the cyaY gene encoding iron donor protein CyaY, which produces MSDTEYLTRAEAVLTAVERTVDTANDGDHDIDLERNGSVLTLTFENGSKIIVNLQPPMKEVWIAAKAGGFHYRFVDGEWRDTRTGTEFYAALTEYATQQAGLPITFSA; this is translated from the coding sequence ATGTCCGATACCGAATACCTGACCCGTGCCGAGGCCGTGCTGACGGCCGTCGAGCGTACCGTCGACACCGCCAACGACGGTGACCACGACATCGATCTGGAGCGCAACGGCAGCGTCCTGACGCTGACGTTCGAGAACGGCTCGAAGATCATCGTCAACCTGCAGCCGCCGATGAAGGAAGTGTGGATCGCCGCGAAGGCGGGCGGATTCCACTACCGTTTCGTCGACGGCGAATGGCGCGATACGCGCACCGGCACCGAGTTCTACGCGGCACTCACCGAATACGCGACGCAGCAGGCCGGCCTGCCGATCACGTTCAGCGCGTGA
- the ccsB gene encoding c-type cytochrome biogenesis protein CcsB has product MDLTQVSSSPRASAQAPVSAPLFDDRPFLARLSLIDWLFALALVVGAGYALVHYNAHMDYYDKAVMIGTVPALIALGWRWKPARLMMASIAVLSLLSIQIYQGDLARADAAFFLKYFLSSQSAILWMSALFVLATVFYWIGLLARSETGAAIGQKLTWVAVLMGFTGLMVRWYESYLIGADVGHIPVSNLYEVFVLFSLITALLYLYYEGHYGTRSLGAFVLLVISAAVGFLMWYSVARDAQQIQPLVPALQSWWMKIHVPANFIGYGSFALSAMVSLAYLMKERGVLADRLPTLEVLDDVMYKSIAVGFAFFTIATILGALWAAEAWGGYWSWDPKETWALIVWLNYAAWLHMRLMKGLRGAVAAWWALTGLLVTTFAFLGVNMFLSGLHSYGKL; this is encoded by the coding sequence ATGGATCTCACGCAAGTTTCCTCTTCCCCCCGGGCGTCGGCCCAGGCCCCGGTTTCGGCGCCGCTGTTCGACGATCGTCCGTTCCTCGCGCGCCTGTCGCTGATCGACTGGCTGTTCGCACTGGCGCTCGTGGTGGGCGCGGGCTACGCGCTCGTGCACTACAACGCGCACATGGATTACTACGACAAGGCGGTGATGATCGGCACCGTGCCGGCGCTCATCGCGCTCGGCTGGCGCTGGAAGCCGGCGCGGCTGATGATGGCGTCGATCGCCGTGCTGTCGCTGCTGTCGATCCAGATCTACCAGGGCGATCTCGCGCGCGCCGATGCGGCGTTCTTCCTCAAGTACTTCCTGTCGAGCCAGTCGGCGATCCTGTGGATGAGCGCGCTGTTCGTGCTCGCGACGGTCTTCTACTGGATCGGCTTGCTCGCGCGCTCGGAAACCGGCGCCGCGATCGGCCAGAAGCTCACGTGGGTCGCCGTGCTGATGGGCTTCACGGGGCTGATGGTGCGCTGGTACGAGTCCTACCTGATCGGCGCCGACGTCGGGCATATCCCCGTATCGAACCTCTACGAGGTGTTCGTCCTGTTCAGCCTGATCACCGCGCTGCTCTATCTGTATTACGAGGGCCATTACGGCACGCGCTCGCTCGGCGCGTTCGTTCTGCTGGTCATCAGCGCGGCGGTCGGCTTCCTGATGTGGTACTCGGTCGCGCGCGATGCGCAGCAGATCCAGCCGCTCGTGCCTGCGCTGCAGAGCTGGTGGATGAAGATCCACGTGCCGGCGAACTTCATCGGCTACGGCAGCTTCGCGCTGTCGGCGATGGTGTCGCTCGCGTACCTGATGAAGGAGCGCGGCGTGCTCGCCGATCGCCTGCCGACGCTGGAGGTGCTCGACGACGTGATGTACAAGTCGATCGCGGTCGGTTTCGCGTTCTTCACGATCGCGACGATCCTCGGCGCGCTGTGGGCGGCCGAGGCATGGGGCGGCTACTGGAGCTGGGATCCGAAGGAAACCTGGGCGCTGATCGTGTGGCTGAACTACGCGGCGTGGCTGCACATGCGGCTGATGAAGGGCCTGCGCGGCGCGGTTGCGGCCTGGTGGGCACTCACGGGCCTGCTCGTGACGACGTTCGCGTTCCTCGGCGTCAACATGTTCCTGTCCGGGCTGCACAGCTACGGCAAGCTGTAA
- a CDS encoding cytochrome c biogenesis protein ResB, with protein MSVTTSGLQSKSGQGAPKRAVELLSSMRFAIALLVVLSIASIIGTVLTQDDPYPNYVNQFGPFWADIFRSLGLYNVYSAWWFMLILIFLVVSVSLCVIRNAPKMLADAKSWKDKVREGSLRAFHHKAEYSASGTRATVAATLATFVTKAGYKHVVRETDGATLISAKRGAMTKWGYISAHLAIVVICIGGLLDSNLPIKFQMWMFGKSPVNTSATISEISPDHRLSASNPTFRGYAWVPEGQFVSTAILNQPSGSLIQDLPFSIQLNKFIVDYYTTGMPKLFASDIVVIDRETGQKIPARVEVNKPFTYKGVSIYQSSFQDGGSQMQMTAYPMTGGNAKAFAVQGTIGSSAPLQMPGADGDTIEFADFRAINVENMADANGKLDVRGVAKTASLKEAFDERLGSGAKTSKPMQLHNIGPSVQYKIRGKDGQAREFNNYMLPVDMNGERVFLAGVRASPNDPFRYMRIPADSQDSIGEWMHLRAALEDPAVRTEAAARFAQRSLPGADASLRARLQDSASKVLTLFAASDDSGGRGADGQPIGGFQAVATFIDRSVPKAEQEKAASLLLRMLEGSMWEVWQISRERAGQPAAQQGTDTIRFVQNAINALSDSFLYGSPVYLQLDSFKQVQASVFQLTRAPGKNLVYLGSLLLVAGIFSMFYVRERRLWFWLKDAGSGVDVVMAMSTARKTFDFEKEFVQTRDAAGAALRAAPRDAAPAGAASTVRPPAGGGSDSENSTR; from the coding sequence ATGAGCGTTACCACGTCGGGGTTGCAGTCGAAGTCGGGTCAGGGTGCGCCGAAGCGCGCGGTCGAGCTGCTGAGCTCGATGCGCTTCGCGATTGCGCTGCTGGTGGTGCTGTCGATCGCGAGCATCATCGGCACGGTCCTGACCCAGGACGATCCGTATCCGAACTACGTGAACCAGTTCGGGCCGTTCTGGGCGGACATCTTCCGCTCGCTCGGCCTGTACAACGTGTACAGCGCGTGGTGGTTCATGCTGATCCTGATCTTCCTCGTCGTGTCGGTCTCGCTGTGCGTGATCCGCAACGCGCCGAAGATGCTCGCCGATGCGAAGAGCTGGAAGGACAAGGTCCGCGAAGGCAGCCTGCGCGCGTTCCACCACAAGGCCGAATACTCGGCTTCCGGCACGCGCGCGACCGTTGCGGCGACGCTCGCCACGTTCGTCACCAAGGCCGGCTACAAGCACGTCGTGCGTGAAACCGACGGCGCGACGCTGATCTCCGCGAAGCGCGGTGCGATGACCAAGTGGGGTTACATCTCCGCCCACCTCGCGATCGTCGTGATCTGTATCGGCGGCCTGCTCGACAGCAACCTGCCGATCAAATTCCAGATGTGGATGTTCGGCAAGAGCCCGGTCAACACGAGCGCGACGATCAGCGAGATCTCGCCCGACCATCGCCTGTCCGCGTCGAACCCGACCTTCCGCGGCTATGCGTGGGTGCCCGAGGGCCAGTTCGTGTCGACCGCGATCCTGAACCAGCCGAGCGGCTCGCTGATCCAGGACCTGCCGTTCTCGATCCAGCTCAACAAGTTCATCGTCGACTACTACACGACGGGCATGCCGAAGCTGTTCGCGAGCGATATCGTCGTGATCGATCGCGAGACCGGCCAGAAGATCCCGGCGCGCGTCGAGGTCAACAAGCCGTTCACGTACAAGGGCGTGTCGATCTACCAGTCGAGCTTCCAGGACGGCGGCTCGCAGATGCAGATGACGGCTTACCCGATGACGGGCGGCAACGCGAAGGCCTTCGCCGTGCAGGGCACGATCGGCAGTTCGGCGCCGCTGCAGATGCCGGGCGCCGACGGCGACACGATCGAGTTCGCCGATTTCCGCGCGATCAACGTCGAGAACATGGCCGACGCGAACGGCAAGCTGGACGTGCGCGGCGTCGCGAAGACGGCGTCGCTCAAAGAAGCGTTCGACGAACGGCTCGGCTCCGGCGCGAAGACGTCGAAGCCGATGCAGCTCCACAACATCGGCCCGTCCGTGCAGTACAAGATCCGCGGCAAGGACGGCCAGGCGCGCGAATTCAACAACTACATGCTGCCCGTCGACATGAACGGCGAGCGCGTGTTCCTCGCCGGCGTGCGCGCGAGCCCGAACGATCCGTTCCGCTACATGCGGATTCCGGCCGACAGCCAGGATTCGATCGGCGAATGGATGCACCTGCGCGCCGCGCTCGAGGATCCGGCCGTGCGCACCGAAGCCGCTGCGCGCTTCGCGCAGCGTTCGCTGCCGGGCGCCGACGCATCGCTGCGCGCCCGCCTGCAGGACAGCGCATCCAAGGTGCTGACCCTGTTTGCTGCGAGCGACGACAGTGGCGGCCGCGGCGCGGACGGCCAACCGATCGGCGGCTTCCAGGCCGTGGCGACGTTCATCGACCGCTCGGTGCCGAAGGCCGAGCAGGAGAAGGCTGCGAGCCTGCTGCTGCGGATGCTCGAGGGCTCGATGTGGGAGGTCTGGCAGATCTCGCGCGAGCGCGCCGGCCAGCCGGCCGCCCAGCAGGGCACCGACACGATCCGCTTCGTGCAGAACGCGATCAATGCGCTATCCGACAGCTTTCTGTATGGATCGCCCGTCTATCTGCAGCTTGACTCATTCAAGCAGGTGCAAGCTTCGGTATTTCAGTTGACGCGCGCACCTGGCAAGAATCTGGTGTATCTTGGCAGCCTGCTGCTGGTCGCCGGCATCTTCTCGATGTTCTACGTGCGCGAACGGCGCCTCTGGTTCTGGCTCAAGGATGCCGGTTCGGGTGTCGACGTGGTGATGGCGATGTCCACGGCCCGCAAGACCTTCGATTTCGAGAAAGAATTCGTGCAGACGCGCGACGCGGCCGGCGCCGCCTTGCGCGCCGCACCTCGCGACGCCGCGCCCGCCGGTGCGGCATCGACGGTCCGCCCGCCTGCCGGCGGCGGTTCCGATTCCGAGAATTCCACCCGGTAA
- the msrQ gene encoding protein-methionine-sulfoxide reductase heme-binding subunit MsrQ produces the protein MPPSTLTPARADGAGSTARATRTGAVRTGAPRWLVPAKVLVFAAGLYPLARLVLFGLTDRLGANPIEFITRSTGLWTLVLLCITLAVTPLRRMTGFAQLLRFRRMIGLFAFFYATLHFTTYLWFDKWFDVVAILKDVGKRPFITVGFAAFVLLIPLAATSPRAMVRRLGRHWATLHSTIYAIALFGVLHFWWMRAGKHNLAQPKLYAAIVAALLGWRLVAWGWRRVRA, from the coding sequence ATGCCTCCTTCGACGCTCACGCCCGCGCGCGCAGACGGCGCCGGGTCGACCGCACGCGCGACCCGCACCGGTGCTGTCCGTACCGGCGCGCCGCGCTGGCTCGTGCCGGCCAAGGTGCTGGTTTTTGCGGCCGGCCTCTATCCGCTTGCGCGTCTCGTGCTGTTCGGGCTGACCGATCGGCTCGGCGCGAACCCGATCGAATTCATCACGCGTTCGACCGGCCTGTGGACGCTCGTGCTGCTATGCATCACGCTTGCCGTCACGCCGCTCCGGCGCATGACGGGCTTCGCGCAGCTGCTGCGCTTTCGCCGGATGATCGGGCTGTTCGCGTTCTTTTACGCGACGCTGCACTTCACGACCTACCTGTGGTTCGACAAGTGGTTCGACGTCGTCGCGATCCTGAAGGACGTCGGCAAGCGCCCGTTCATCACGGTCGGCTTTGCCGCGTTCGTGCTGCTGATCCCGCTCGCCGCGACGTCGCCGCGCGCGATGGTGCGCCGGCTCGGCCGCCACTGGGCGACGCTGCACAGCACGATCTACGCGATCGCGCTGTTCGGCGTGCTGCACTTCTGGTGGATGAGGGCCGGCAAGCACAATCTCGCGCAGCCGAAGCTTTACGCGGCGATCGTCGCCGCGCTGCTCGGCTGGCGGCTGGTCGCATGGGGATGGCGGCGCGTGCGCGCGTAA
- the msrP gene encoding protein-methionine-sulfoxide reductase catalytic subunit MsrP yields MWIKRPLRNVLTGGDIAHSEITPRAVFENRRRVLQAAGLAAAGGLLGGSGAAFAAYASPDARAAKLAARTNPKFVAADKVTPFKDITSYNNFYEFGTDKSDPAQNAGTLRPRPWRVSVEGEVQHPKVFDLDELLKLAPLEERVYRLRCVEGWSMVIPWIGVPLSELIKRVQPTGNAKYVQFITLADPSQMPGLSTPVLDWPYSEGLRMDEAMNPLTLLAMGVYGQVLPNQNGAPVRIVVPWKYGFKSAKSLVKIRFVDKQPKTSWNTYASNEYGFYSNVNPNVDHPRWSQATERRIGEDGFFTPKRKTLMFNGYGDLVASMYQGMDLKKNF; encoded by the coding sequence ATGTGGATCAAACGCCCTTTGCGGAACGTACTGACCGGCGGTGATATCGCGCACAGCGAGATCACGCCGCGCGCGGTGTTCGAGAACCGGCGGCGCGTCTTGCAGGCGGCCGGCCTCGCGGCGGCGGGCGGGCTGCTCGGCGGCAGCGGCGCGGCATTTGCCGCATATGCGTCGCCCGATGCGCGGGCGGCGAAGCTCGCGGCGAGAACGAACCCGAAGTTCGTCGCGGCCGACAAGGTGACGCCGTTCAAGGACATCACGTCCTACAACAACTTCTACGAATTCGGCACCGACAAGAGCGACCCGGCGCAGAACGCCGGCACGCTGCGGCCGCGCCCGTGGCGCGTGAGCGTCGAGGGTGAGGTGCAGCACCCGAAGGTGTTCGATCTCGACGAACTGCTGAAGCTCGCACCGCTCGAGGAGCGCGTGTACCGGCTGCGCTGCGTCGAAGGGTGGTCGATGGTGATCCCGTGGATCGGCGTGCCGCTGTCCGAGCTGATCAAGCGCGTGCAGCCGACTGGCAACGCAAAATACGTGCAGTTCATCACGCTGGCCGATCCGTCGCAGATGCCGGGCCTCTCGACGCCCGTGCTCGACTGGCCATACTCGGAAGGGTTGCGGATGGACGAGGCGATGAATCCGCTGACGCTGCTGGCGATGGGCGTCTACGGGCAGGTGCTGCCGAACCAGAACGGCGCGCCGGTGCGCATCGTCGTGCCGTGGAAGTACGGCTTCAAGAGCGCGAAGTCGCTCGTGAAGATCCGCTTCGTCGACAAGCAGCCGAAGACGAGCTGGAACACGTACGCATCGAACGAATACGGCTTTTATTCGAACGTGAACCCGAACGTCGATCATCCGCGCTGGAGCCAGGCGACCGAGCGGCGCATCGGCGAGGACGGCTTCTTCACGCCGAAGCGCAAGACGCTGATGTTCAACGGCTACGGCGATCTGGTCGCGTCGATGTACCAGGGCATGGACCTGAAAAAGAACTTCTGA
- the lptM gene encoding LPS translocon maturation chaperone LptM: MRVVFRMSAIVAALAILAGCGQSGALYLPTVPPLPKPIQQQDTPPSDVKPTDENASSDSVPDSSGTPLTLSPELSSDASKMPAPASGPAVAQ; this comes from the coding sequence ATGCGAGTCGTTTTCCGGATGAGCGCGATTGTAGCGGCTTTGGCGATTCTTGCCGGCTGCGGTCAAAGCGGCGCGCTCTATCTGCCCACCGTGCCTCCGCTGCCCAAGCCGATCCAGCAACAGGACACGCCGCCGTCGGACGTGAAGCCGACCGATGAAAACGCGTCATCCGACAGTGTGCCCGATTCGTCCGGCACGCCGCTCACGCTGTCGCCCGAGCTGTCGAGCGACGCATCGAAAATGCCCGCACCGGCGTCGGGCCCGGCCGTCGCGCAGTAA